The following proteins come from a genomic window of Bacteroidota bacterium:
- a CDS encoding S8 family serine peptidase: MNSIKYIKTLWQKYLSFIVLITILSSTNGLSQLQQFKLQGRDYHLDGKNWYTFFEGKKGDEIIPNRLIVRLKDKGFIENLDFQRLSINGVSMGSARFLDGFYVLSIAPDRDPFYIASALQQSGRFEILEFDAKGKRLETPNDPLFPQQWNLTKIQMQQAWDITSWNSSIILSIIDSGTRYTHEDLDGNIWVNPAEDLNGNGRPDFISVAQGGDLDGLDNDGNSYVDDLVGWDFAGGNNYPSEPFQPDNEPLDTDGHGTNVAGVSSAQTNNYEGGSYRGIAGVAGGWGNQKGVSLMVLRDGGEDPIASLTLQAIEYAARNGARVINISSAFLPEPSGMSTAVNLAVNTYGIIIVASAGNNGAYSDPSIRYPARYSNTIAVGATDYNDNRRSYSAYGPQMDVVAPDGVQSTTMAGGYINSVTGTSFSAPHVAGLAALLRSKVPSLKQWEVRDIIRNSADKVPGMGGNNFTNYYGYGRINIYKALSHPVISQFTQAPNPIYRGNSGSVTCHLSLGHGDITYTWSHAYFPTGSTVTYNGNKANIYYGYSKQASINEYNEKVPMAILTCTAQNDAGSYTLSTPVFFGTYPPSGCPFVYTWNGSEYIEDNNILPQSVYTPPEEGLITDYYQLFKEPIETDRTYKLRVGEFEQEISTLDQFKL, encoded by the coding sequence AAAATACCTGTCATTTATCGTCTTAATAACAATTTTATCGTCAACAAATGGACTCTCTCAGCTTCAGCAGTTTAAACTTCAGGGGAGAGATTATCACTTAGATGGAAAAAATTGGTACACATTTTTTGAAGGAAAGAAAGGAGACGAAATAATTCCTAACCGGTTAATAGTGAGGCTTAAAGATAAGGGATTTATTGAAAACCTTGACTTTCAGCGATTAAGCATCAACGGTGTTTCGATGGGAAGCGCAAGATTTCTTGATGGTTTTTATGTGTTAAGTATCGCACCAGATCGTGACCCCTTCTATATTGCATCTGCACTTCAACAGAGTGGAAGATTTGAAATTTTAGAGTTTGATGCTAAAGGAAAACGACTCGAAACACCGAACGATCCATTGTTTCCACAGCAGTGGAATTTAACAAAAATCCAAATGCAGCAGGCTTGGGACATAACTTCTTGGAATAGCTCTATTATTCTAAGTATTATTGATAGCGGAACACGATACACACACGAAGACCTTGATGGAAATATATGGGTCAACCCAGCTGAAGATCTAAATGGGAATGGAAGACCGGACTTTATATCGGTTGCACAAGGAGGTGATCTTGACGGTTTGGACAATGATGGGAATAGCTATGTTGATGATCTAGTCGGTTGGGATTTTGCCGGTGGAAATAACTATCCTTCTGAACCTTTTCAGCCCGATAATGAACCCCTTGACACTGATGGACACGGTACGAATGTTGCCGGTGTGTCCTCTGCACAAACGAATAACTACGAGGGCGGTTCTTATCGTGGCATTGCTGGTGTAGCTGGTGGTTGGGGAAATCAAAAAGGTGTAAGTTTGATGGTGTTGAGGGATGGTGGAGAAGATCCGATAGCTTCTCTAACCTTACAAGCAATCGAATATGCTGCACGTAATGGAGCGAGAGTTATAAACATAAGCTCCGCATTTTTACCTGAACCATCTGGTATGTCAACCGCTGTTAACCTCGCAGTCAATACCTACGGTATCATCATCGTTGCATCTGCAGGCAACAATGGTGCATATTCAGATCCAAGCATCCGCTATCCTGCGAGATATTCAAATACCATCGCCGTCGGAGCTACAGACTATAACGACAATCGCCGCTCTTACAGTGCCTACGGTCCTCAGATGGATGTCGTCGCTCCAGATGGTGTTCAATCTACAACTATGGCAGGAGGATACATAAACAGTGTTACTGGAACCTCATTTTCGGCTCCACACGTTGCTGGTTTGGCTGCTTTACTTCGGTCAAAAGTTCCATCATTAAAACAGTGGGAAGTACGAGACATTATTAGGAATTCTGCAGATAAGGTACCTGGTATGGGAGGAAATAATTTTACAAATTATTATGGTTATGGAAGAATTAATATCTACAAGGCGTTGTCGCATCCAGTGATATCACAATTTACACAGGCTCCCAATCCAATTTATCGTGGGAATTCAGGATCAGTAACCTGCCACCTCTCACTCGGGCATGGAGATATAACATATACATGGTCACACGCTTATTTTCCTACGGGTTCAACCGTAACATACAATGGAAATAAAGCGAATATATATTATGGATATTCTAAGCAAGCTTCAATTAATGAGTATAATGAAAAGGTTCCAATGGCAATTTTAACATGTACAGCACAAAATGATGCAGGTTCATATACATTATCAACACCAGTATTTTTTGGTACATATCCACCCTCAGGCTGTCCGTTTGTTTATACTTGGAACGGCAGCGAATATATTGAAGATAATAACATACTTCCGCAAAGTGTTTATACGCCTCCGGAAGAAGGGCTTATAACTGATTATTACCAACTTTTCAAAGAACCAATCGAAACCGATAGAACATATAAACTACGAGTCGGCGAGTTTGAACAGGAAATATCAACACTCGATCAGTTTAAATTG